The genomic segment GCCTCCCGGACCATGTAGTAGCTTGTGTAGGCGGCGGCTCGAACGCCATGGGGATATTCTATTCGTTCATTAAAGACAAAGTGGCCTTGACAGGAGTAGAGGCGGCCGGATTTGGGCTGGGTACCGGTAAACATGCGGCGACGCTGTGTAAGGGCTCGGTCGGCGTCTTGCACGGTTCCAAGAGTTATTTATTACAGGATGCGGACGGGCAGATAAAGATAGCGCATTCGATATCGGCAGGGCTGGACTATCCGGGCGTCGGGCCTGAGCATTCGTATCTGAAGGCCTTCGGCCGCGCGAAATACGCGGCGGTCACCGATAAGCAGGCGCTCGAGGGTTTCAGGATGCTGACAGAGCTCGAGGGGATAATCCCGGCCCTCGAATCGTCGCACGCGCTCTATTACGCGACCCGGCTCGCGAAACGGCTTTCGAGGAACAAAGTCATAATCGTCTGCCTCTCCGGCCGGGGCGATAAGGATATAGACATAGTCAGAGGTGTGCTGTAAAATTTTTCGCTTGGCCCTTGCGCCGATGGCCGAACCGGCCAGTGGGCCTCGCCTAATTTTGATTTCAAGGGTATTTTGTTTTGCTTAAGTTATAATAGCTACTTTATTCTTATGGTAACTATGGCGCTAAAGTGCTTTGGGTAATAACGAGACGTTATCAAAATTTACGGCTCAACCCACATGGCCGGTTTGCCATCGTTGCCATAGAAGAGCGAAGAAATTTTGCAGGCGGAACAGGGCAAGATAGGGGCAGGTCTAATCGCAAATTTGTAAGTGTCCCTTAAGTCTTAACTTAGAATGAAGGTATGAGAAATGTCCAAATATAGTAATTACCACGTTCAAATTTTGCAGCACATTTTGCAAACGAAATGTAGCTCGTGGCATAATTTGTTCCATCGAGATAGCGAGCTTATTCGCAATATAGCTGGCGAAAATCGCGATATCAATATATTGCAGCAAATATCGGCGACTACACAACAGGCATTTCAAAAGTTGCTTTCTGAGGGGCTCGTATATGATACAAATGGAGACCGCTGGTATTCCCTTACGGAGGCAGGGAAAAAATTGCTCAAGTCAAACATGGAGTTATTACCAACAATTGATTTTGAAACAGTAAAAAATGATTATGAGTTGCATCCTGGAATAAAGTCAGTAGCTTTAGATTTATTTAAAAATGGTCATTATAAAGAAGCTATACAAGCCGCGTTGGTTGAAGTTATAAATAGAGTTAAAGTAGTAGCAAAAAATCCGCACGGCAGCAATGCGAGGGAATTAGATGGAGATGATTTAATGAACAGGGTATTTGGGTGCGATGGCGTAAATACTCCATTAGTTAAGCTAAATAATTTATCTGATACGTTGGACAGAGCGGAACAACGCGGGTTTATGTATCTTTTTAAGGGTGTTGTTGGAATAAGAGACAAAAAAGCACATTTAAACTTTGTTCAAAATGACTCATTCAAAACGCTAGAGTACCTGGCTTTAGCTAGCCTTT from the Candidatus Omnitrophota bacterium genome contains:
- a CDS encoding TIGR02391 family protein — translated: MSKYSNYHVQILQHILQTKCSSWHNLFHRDSELIRNIAGENRDINILQQISATTQQAFQKLLSEGLVYDTNGDRWYSLTEAGKKLLKSNMELLPTIDFETVKNDYELHPGIKSVALDLFKNGHYKEAIQAALVEVINRVKVVAKNPHGSNARELDGDDLMNRVFGCDGVNTPLVKLNNLSDTLDRAEQRGFMYLFKGVVGIRDKKAHLNFVQNDSFKTLEYLALASLLMRLLDDEFLKHYNTHLYQSENISVKDNK